The Petrotoga miotherma DSM 10691 sequence TTACGTATCGTACCCAGAAGAATCAATTAAGAAATTTAAACAAACAAGAATATATTGCCCTTAAAGAATTATGTAAGCTGTCTAAAAACCTGTATAACTCAACTCTATATGCTGTTCGCCAATATTACTTTACAGAGAAAAAGTATTTACGCTACGAATCAGCCTACCATATCTGTAAAGAAAACGAAAACTATCAACTTCTTAATACAGACATTGCGCAACAAACCATGAAAGTAGTCGACCGCAACTTTAAGTCTTTCTTTGCACTTATTTCTAAGGCTAAAGAGGGCAATTACAGGTTTTCAGACATTCGACTTCCGCATTATCTTCCAAAAGATGGATACTTTATGCTGATTATCCCGCGTTTCAAGGTTAAGGACGGTTATTTTACCGTGCCTATGTCCATTGCCTTCAAAAAGGAATTTGGAGAAGTTAAACTTCCGTTTCCTGAAAGGTTAAACAAAAAGCAAGTAAAAGAAATCCGTATCTTCCCTAAGCACAACTGTAAATTCTTTGATATTGAATTTGTATACGTTCAGGAAGAAGAAAACCTAAACCTTAATACAGGTAACGCTCTTGCTATAGACTTTGGGCTTGACAACCTCGCAACTTGTATTACAAACACTGGGGCGTCCTTTATCGTGGACGGTAAAAGATTAAAATCAATTAACCAGTGGTATAACAAAGAAAACGCAAGGTTGCAGTCTATCAAGGACAAGCAAGAGATTAAGGGCATAACCCATCGCCAATATATCAATACCAAGAAACGTAATAACCGTCTTAACTATTATATGAACAAAACTGCAAGGATTATCGTTAACTACTGTATCGAAAACGATATTGGCAATATTGTCGTAGGTTATAACCCTGACTGGAAACGTAATATCAATCTTGGTAAGAGCAATAACCAAAAGTTTGTCCAAATATCACATGGTAATTTGCGCCTTAAAATCAAGTCCCTTTGTGAGCGTTATGGAATTAACTACATTGAGCAGGAAGAAAGCTATACTTCAAAGGCTGACTTTTTCGCCAATGATGATATTCCTGTTTACAATGCCGATAATCCGCAGGCATACAGCTTTAGCGGAAAACGCATATCCAGAGGGCAATATAAAACTTGTCAAGGCACAATTAT is a genomic window containing:
- a CDS encoding RNA-guided endonuclease InsQ/TnpB family protein, which codes for MTYRTQKNQLRNLNKQEYIALKELCKLSKNLYNSTLYAVRQYYFTEKKYLRYESAYHICKENENYQLLNTDIAQQTMKVVDRNFKSFFALISKAKEGNYRFSDIRLPHYLPKDGYFMLIIPRFKVKDGYFTVPMSIAFKKEFGEVKLPFPERLNKKQVKEIRIFPKHNCKFFDIEFVYVQEEENLNLNTGNALAIDFGLDNLATCITNTGASFIVDGKRLKSINQWYNKENARLQSIKDKQEIKGITHRQYINTKKRNNRLNYYMNKTARIIVNYCIENDIGNIVVGYNPDWKRNINLGKSNNQKFVQISHGNLRLKIKSLCERYGINYIEQEESYTSKADFFANDDIPVYNADNPQAYSFSGKRISRGQYKTCQGTIINADCNGALNILRKSNLMDLTLLQARGCLNQPQRIRVLS